The proteins below are encoded in one region of Helicoverpa zea isolate HzStark_Cry1AcR chromosome 21, ilHelZeax1.1, whole genome shotgun sequence:
- the LOC124641002 gene encoding uncharacterized protein LOC124641002: MTCSRALALLALVALTQQATTVCKNCIMLGKEEKAMFRAHSAACAEQSRVAPRQLDALLAGRLHDSPALRRHVYCVLLKCKLVGKDGKLHKAAVLGKIAARPDAKNATKVLESCADQAGDSPEDLAWNLFRCGYDKKALLFDYMPTNVAADVDNTS, translated from the exons ATGACTTGCTCTCGTGCGCTGGCGCTGCTCGCGCTCGTCGCTCTCACGCAACAG GCAACAACAGTATGCAAGAATTGTATA ATGCTGGGTAAGGAGGAGAAGGCGATGTTCCGCGCGCACTCGGCGGCGTGCGCGGAGCAGTCGCGCGTGGCGCCGCGGCAGCTGGACGCGCTGCTGGCGGGCCGCCTGCACGACTCGCCCGCGCTGCGCCGCCACGTCTACTGCGTGCTGCTCAAGTGCAAGCTGGTCGGCAAGGACGGCAAGCTGCACAAGGCCGCCGTGCTCGGCAAGATCGCCGCCAGGCCTGATGCTAAGAACGCTACCAAG GTCCTGGAGAGCTGCGCAGACCAGGCGGGCGACTCGCCCGAGGACCTGGCGTGGAACCTGTTCCGCTGCGGCTACGACAAGAAGGCGCTGCTCTTCGACTACATGCCCACCAACGTGGCGGCCGACGTCGACAACACCTCCTAG